In a genomic window of Gemmatimonadaceae bacterium:
- a CDS encoding 4a-hydroxytetrahydrobiopterin dehydratase, with amino-acid sequence MTELLSDIAIQRELGSLSGWARRGGAIVKTYQFKTFPEGIAFIGRVADQAEAANHHPDIDIRYTKIICSLSTHDSGGVTQKDLDLARSMDSVLEDN; translated from the coding sequence GTGACTGAGCTTTTATCGGACATCGCAATACAGCGAGAGCTGGGATCTCTGAGCGGCTGGGCACGGCGGGGCGGTGCCATCGTCAAGACTTACCAGTTCAAGACTTTCCCCGAGGGTATCGCTTTCATCGGGCGGGTGGCTGATCAGGCCGAAGCGGCGAACCACCACCCGGACATCGACATTCGCTACACGAAGATCATCTGCTCGCTGAGCACACACGACTCAGGCGGAGTCACGCAGAAGGATTTGGATCTTGCGCGGTCGATGGACTCAGTACTAGAGGACAACTGA